A genome region from Alkalilimnicola sp. S0819 includes the following:
- a CDS encoding PAS domain-containing protein, which yields TYVNEAFCQVSGYRPSEMLGQAHNVIRHPDMPAPLFRNLWDTLKAGRPWMGVVKNRCKNGDYSWVSAYVSPLFEHGEWVGYQSVRTRASAEQIARAQKLYA from the coding sequence TCACCTACGTCAACGAAGCGTTCTGCCAGGTGTCGGGTTACCGTCCGTCGGAGATGCTGGGCCAGGCCCACAACGTCATCCGTCACCCGGACATGCCCGCGCCGCTGTTCCGGAATCTCTGGGATACCCTCAAGGCCGGGCGGCCCTGGATGGGGGTGGTGAAGAACCGCTGCAAGAACGGCGATTACTCTTGGGTGAGCGCCTATGTCTCGCCCCTGTTCGAGCACGGGGAGTGGGTGGGATATCAGTCCGTTCGCACCCGGGCCAGCGCCGAGCAGATTGCCCGGGCGCAGAAGCTCTACGCG